The genomic interval CACCGAGCTTGCTTCGCCAGCCGCAAGAGCTCGCCACCGGCCAGGCGGTAGCCGACCCAGTCGTTCTGTTCGACGGCGCCGAGCGAACGGTAGAACTCGATGGACGGGCTGTTCCAAGTGAGCACCGCCCAATCCACCCGGCTGTAGCCGTTGTCCGCCGCCTCCTTGGCGAGCGCCGCGAGCAGCGCCTTGCCGTAGCCCTTACCGCGGGTCTCCGGCTTCACATAGAGATCCTCCAGGTAGATGCCGTGCGTGCCCTTCCACGTGGAGAAGTTCAGGAACCAGATGGCGGTGCCGACCACGCCCGTCTCGTCCTCGACGACATGCGCGAAAAGCGCCGGCGCGGAACCGAACAGCGAGTTGTGCAGCTGGTCGACGGTCAGGGTGCACTCCTCCCGGGCCCGCTCGTATTCGGCCAGGTCGTAGACGAGGTCGACCATGGCGGGCACGTCGGCCGGGGTGGCGCGGCGGATGACGGCGTGGCCCGGGTGAGTCATCGGTTGGCTCCATTCAGCTGTGGAACGAGGTTGTGCGCGTGGATGGTTCGGTCGCCGTGGTCGTAGCCGAGCACGCTGGTCGCGGCCGTCGACATGGCGAAGCGGCGGCCTTCGATCAGTTCCAGCTCGGCCCAGCGGGTGATCAGGGCTCGGGAGAAGTGCCCGTGGCCGACCAGCACCACGTCCCGTTCGGCCAACTCCGGCTCCGCGGTGGCGAGCACCCGATCGGCGCGGGTTCGCACCTGCGCCGCCGATTCGCCACCGGGCACGGTGCCGGTCCAGATGGTCCAGCCGGGCGCGCTCTCGCGGATCTGCGGGGTGGTCAGCCCCTCGTACTCGCCGTAATCCCATTCGACCAAGTTGTCGTCGAGCGTGAAATCGCCGAGCCCCGCGAGTTCCGCGGTGCGTACTGCCCGCCGGAGCGGACTGACCAGCACCAGCGGATCACGCAGCTTCAACTCGGCCAGCAATGGCCCGGCGGCCCTGGCCTGTTCCTCGCCGAGCTCGGTCAGCGGCAGGTCGGTGCGGCCGGTGTGCTGGCGTTGCCTGGACCAGGCAGTCTCACCGTGCCGGAGCAGGACCAGTCGGGCGTCGTCGCGTGCGGACATGTCTCCATCATGCTCGAAGCGCGGACCGGATCCGACTGTCACTCGTCGAAGTGACCCCTGCCGGTGGCAGCAAGCGGTCGATCTCGGACGACGCAGCCGCCCGAGCGGTGCCAGGTGCCGCGTGCCGCGCTCGGCTCCGGCGGTGGTGCGCAGGATCAGTGGGCCGCGGGGAGTCAGCTGCCGAGGGCGTACAGGTCCGCGCCGCGATGCTCGAGCACGATCCCGCCGGCCACCGCCAGCGAGATGGGGGAACCGTCGTACCCGGCGCGGTCGACCGGAATGCGTTGCGCCTCAGCGCCATTGGCTGGGTCGAGCGCCACGATCGCACCCGCGACGGGCAACAGCAGCTTGCCCGCCATCAACGCGGGGGTGCCGAGCGCGCCGGGAGCGGTCCACATCGGATCGAACGTGCTCGCGTGCAAGGCGATCAGGCTGTTGCCGGTGAACACCAGGTAGGCCGAACCGATGCGCACGGTACTGGCGTTTGCCGCCAGCGGAGCCGAAAGCTGGTGCACGACAACCGGATTGCCGGTCGAATCGTAGATCGCGAGGCGCGGCGGTGTGGTCTCGCCGCCGGGCTGGGTGACGCCGGGCAGATACAGCGCGATGCGGCTGTCCGAGACCGCGATCACCCGGGCCTCGGGCGAATCCGCGCCGGGCCCGTTGAGCAGGCGCGAGCCGTATTCCTCGGGCACCGTGTTGTCTTTGGGTGCCGGATTGAGCACGGTCAGCCGGTTGACGCCGGCGTCCTCCGGGCAGCGTTCCAGCACCGCCAGCCGGGACGGGCTCGACCCCGCGGAGAGCAGTGTGCAGTCTTTGCGCGGTTGGGTTTTCACGTTCACCGGCGCGTCGACATACCCGTACTCGAGGGTGCGTACCAGATCCGAACGCCACATCTCCAAGCGCTTCTCGCCCTGCGCCAGCGTGTACGTGCCGTCGACGGACAAGCGCACCGCCGGGTCCATATAGCTGCTGCGCGCGGTGCGCCGGTCGCCGTTGTCGCCGGCGAGCAGCGTGGCCTGACTGCAGCCACGCTGATCCTTGTACACCGCCACGACCGTGCCGAATTGGGATTCGATACCGCACAGCGGCATATCCCGGCGGTACCGCCACAGTTCGGCGCCGGTGCGCGGATCGCGCCCGGTGACGGTGCCACCCGCACCGGTGATCACCGCGCCCCCGGAGATCATCGCCCGGGGCGCGGCGTCGGCCGGCGCGTGCCAGAGCTCATGCAGGGACGCAGGCAATTTATCCGCGGTGGGAGGCGCCGACGCCGGGGTCGCCGCGGTCACCGATTCGGTGCCGGTGGCATCGCCACGGGCCCACACCACCAGCGCCGCGACCACCACGAGCGTGGCGATCGCGACTGCGGAGATGATGTCGGCGCGCGTTCGCCGCTCGGGTGCGAGCACGTTTGCGAGAGTAGCGGATCCGCCGAATTATGCCGAAGTGGTCGCGCCCGACCTCGCCACCGCACCGTTGTCGGCGCTCTCCTCCGCGGGCTTGCGACGACGCCGGGCACGGACCGGCTTCTCCTCCGAATCCGCTTCCGCAGCACCATTTTCCGCGTTGACGCTGCCGTTCTCGGCCGTGGCTTCGGCAGCGGGCTTGCGGGTGCGTCGACGCTTGACCGGGGCCTCGGCGGGTTCGCCGTCACCCTGGCTGGCGGTTTCGCCGACCGTGGCCGTGCTGTCGCCGTTGCTCGTGGTGTCGGCGGCGGGCTTGCGGGTGCGCTGACGCTTGACCGGGGCCTCGGCGGGTTCGCCGTCGCCTTGGTTCGCGGTTTCATCGAGCGTGGCCGTGCTGTCGCCGTTGCTCGTGGCTTGGGCGGCTGTGGCCGTGCTCTCGCCGTTGTCCGTGGTGTCGGCGGCGGGCTTGCGGGTGCGTCGACGCTTGACCGGGGCCTCGGCGGGTTCGCCGTCACCCTGGCTCGCGGTTTCGCTTGCCGTGGTGCTGTCACCGTTGTCCGTGGCCTTGGCGGCTGTGGCCTCGAGGTCACTCGTGCCCGCGCTGTGGGCGGTCGTGGCCTCGCTGACACCACTGCCCGCGGCTTGGGCGACCGTGGTGTTGCCCGCACCGGTGTCCGCGGCTTCGGTGTCCGCGCGCTTGCCATCACCGTTGTGGGTGGTTTCGGCGTCCGCGGCCTTACGGGTGCGTCGGCGTGCGGGCTTCTCCTCCGGCGCGACCTCGGCCGACACCAGCTCGGTGCCGGTGGCCTCAGTGACCTCGGCGGCCGCGCCCTCGCCCGCGGGCTTGCGGCGGCGGCGACGGCGGCGGGCCGGTTGATCCGCGCTGTCCGAACCCGCGTCGACGCTCTCGACCATGGCTTCGGTGTCACCGTTGCTCGTCACAGCTGAGGTGTCGCCGTTGCTGGTCGCGGCCTCGGCGTCGCCGCTCGACTTGCCGCGGCGGCGGCGACGGCGGGTAGGCGCCGCGGTGTCGTCCGAAACAGGTTCGGCGGCAGCGGTTTCCTCGTTGCCGGTGCCGTTTTCGGCGGCTTCGTCCAGCGGCTGACCGCGCAGCGTCCGCCTGCGGTTGCGCTTGCGCGGGGCACGCGGTTCGCGCTCCACGACGACGGCGTCCTCGTCGCGCGCGGGCTTGGCCTTGCGGACCTGACCCGTCGCATCGGCGGGAATACCGAGATCGGTGAACAGATGCGGCGAGCGCGAGTACGTCTCGACCGGTTCCGGAATGCCCAGCCCGAGCGCCTTGTCGATACCGGCCCAGCGGTTCAACTCGTCCCAGTCGATCAGGGTGACCGCGACACCGGTGCGCCCGGCGCGACCGGTACGGCCGATGCGGTGCACGTAGGTCTTCTCGTCCTCCGGGCACTGATAGTTGATGACGTGGGTGACATCGTCGATGTCGATGCCGCGCGCGGCCACGTCGGTCGCGACCAGCACGTCGATCTTGCCGGTGCGGAACTTGGTCAGCGCCTTCTCGCGCGCGATCTGCCCGAGGTCACCGTGTACCGCACCGACCGCGAAACCACGGTCGGCCAGTTCGTCGGCCACCTTCTGCGCGGTGCGCTTGGTGCGGGTGAAGATCATGGTGGCGCCGCGACTCTCGGCCTGCAGGATCTTGGCCACCAGTTCGCTCTTGTCCAGCGCGTGCGCCCGGTAGACGAACTGCGTAGTCCGATCGTGCACCGAGGACGCATGGGCTTCCTCGGCCCGGATGTGCGTGGGCTTGGTGAGGAAGGTGCGGGCCAGGGTGATGATCGGGCCCGGCATGGTGGCCGAGAACAGCATGGTCTGGCGCTTGTCCGGAACCATGGTGAGGATGCGCTCGATATCGGGCAGGAAGCCCAGATCCAGCATCTCGTCGGCTTCGTCGAGCACCAGCACGCCGACCTTGCCGAGGATCAGGTGGTTCTGGTTGGCCAGGTCCAGCAGGCGGCCGGGGGTGCCCACGACCACGTCGACGCCGGCCCGCAGCGCGGCGATCTGGGTGTCGTAGGGGCGTCCGCCGTAGATCGAGGCGACCTTCAGCGAGCCCTGATGGTTCTTCAGGTACTTGGCGGCGTTCACCAGGTCGGAGGTGACCTGGATGCACAGCTCTCGGGTCGGCACGATGATCAGTGCGCGGGGTGTGCCGTCCAGCGGCGTGGTGCCGGTGTCGGCGGTGGCCAGGCGGTGCAGCAGCGGGACGCCGAAACCGAAGGTCTTGCCCATGCCGGTGCGGGCCTGGCCGATGAGGTCTTCGCCGGCCAGGGCCAGCGGCAGGGTCAGTTCTTGAATGGCGAAGGTGCGGTCGATACCGATCTCGGCGAGCGCGCGGACGATTTCGTCGCGGACGCCCAATTCGGCGAATGTGGGGCCGAGGTGCGATTCATCCAGTTCGGCGGTCAATAGGGTCTCCGCCAGACCGGGCTCTTGTTCGACAGTGATCTTGCTCAGGGTTCGTGCCTTCCTCGTAGCGCGTCACGCGCGCACGAGGCGTGGGGCGGGCCGGCCGGCCCGCGATGACCACGTATCCGCCTGTGATGTTCACCGTCCGGGCCGCTGGCACGATGTTCGCGACGGGTGCCGTGGATACGGCAGCTACCTGGGACATCGGCGCGGGCAAGGGTGATGCGGATCTGGTGCGCGCACATTTTCTCGGACAGCGGGATTCGCCGCTCCAGGCGCGAAACTTTCCGTTGTCCATGGTGATTGTAGCGTGATATGGTGCGCGCCCCGAATTGCCGCCTGCGTAATTCCGAAATCGCGCCCGTGGAGACCGGTAATTACGGACAAACCGGTCGTGCGTGTTACCGCCGGTATCAGGATGTGTGAGACATTCTTCGGGTGAGTTTCGCTGACACCGTCTCAATCGCCGCGCGCAATGTCTGGGCGCTGACTTTCGGCCCCGGCGTCGAAGCCCCGAATCCCACGCCGTCGACCGTGCTGTGGGACGCACCGCACCGTCTGCTGCGGCGTTTCGAGGGAGACGAAACATCCAGCGCGGCAAGCGATTCCGCGGTCCTGCTGGTTCCGCCACTGGCCGCCCCCGCGACCTGCTTCGACCTGCGCCCCGAACAGAGCCTGGCCCGATTCCTGCTGGAAACCGGCCGCGCGCCCTACGTCGTCGACTACGGCGAAATCACCTTCGCCGACCGCAGGCTGGGCTTCGAGGACTGGATCGACGACATCCTGCCCGACGCGATTCTGCGCGCCTCCGCCGATCGCGGCGGCGCACCCGTCGATCTGATCGGCTGGTCCATCGGCGGCACCCTCGCGCTGCTGACCGCGGCCGCGCACGCGCACCTGCCGATCCGCTCGGTCACCGCGGTCGGCGCACCGCTGAACTACGACAAGATGACCGGTATCCCGCAACTGCGCGCGGTCGCGAAATTGACCGGCGGCATCGCCACCTCCACCGCGGTCCGCGCGATCGGCGGCATCCCCGCCGGGCTCACCCGCGCGGCCTACAGGGTCACCGCGTGGGACCGCGAACTCACCCGCCCTTGGTTCGTGGCGAGCAATATCGCCCGCACCGAAACCCTGGCCAAGATGGAATCCATCGACCGCTTCATGGCCGAGATGCCCGGCTACCCGGGCCGCTTCTACGGCCAGCTGTGGGGCCGGTTCATCCTGCACAACGACATCGGCAACGGCGTTCTGCGCCTCGGCGAACGCACCATCGCGCTGGCCGACGTCACCGCGCACGTCCTGCTGGTCGGCGGACCGTCCGACGTCATCACCCCGGCCGCCGCCGTCGAGGCGGGTACCCGCACGCTCACCGGCGCCGCCTCACTGCGGTACGAAACCGCGCCGGGCAGCCACCTGGGCATCCTCACCGGCGAGACCGCCCGCGACACCACGTGGACGTACCTGGACAAATTCCTGTCCGAGCTCTGAGGGGAGCGCGGGCCACAGGTTTCCCCGAACGCGACTACGCTGGGCGGCTATGGGAGCACAGAGTTCGGGAGCAAGGGGATTTTCGTTGACCGATCAGGCCCTCGCGCCGATCGAATCGGACCACCCCGGCGTCACCGACCTGTTCGCCGTGCTGGCCTACGGCGAGATCTCGGCGTTCTACCGGCTGACCGAAGAGGCCAAATTGTCGCCGACGCTGCGCGGCAAGATCGCGGTAGCGAAGATGGCGGCCTCCGAGATGCGCCACTTCGAGACCTTGGAGGCGGCGCTGTCCGCACGCGGCGCCGACGCCTTCGACGCGATGGCGCCGTTCGTGCGCGCCCTGGATGCCTATCACGCGTCCACCGACCCCTCCACCTGGCTGGAGTCGATGGTGAAGTTCTACGTCGGTGACGGCATCGCCGCCGACTTCTACACCGAGATCGCCGACTCGCTGCCCGACGACGTGGCCAACGTGGTGCGCGATGTGCTCGCCGAGACCAGCCACTCCGAGTTCGTGGTGGAAGAGGTCCGCAGCGCCGTGCAGACCAGCAGGTCCGAACGCGACCGGCTCACACTGTGGGGCCGCCGCCTGCTGGGCGAGGCGATCACCCAGGCGCAGTACGTGATGGCGCAGCGCGACGAGCTCACCGAACTGGTGCTCGGCTCGGCCGGTGATCTCAACGGCATCGCCGCCTTGTTCGAACGCATGCAGGACAGCCACGCCAAGCGCATGGCTGTCCTGGGCCTCTGAATCAGCCTGTGGGCCGGGTTGATTGCGCGATCACGAAATAGTTGTCGTCGGTGGGTTCGCCATCGACGACATCACAGTTGGCGAGAATCAGTCGGCCCGGTACCGCTTTGCGTAGCTCGTGCCGGCTGAGCAACGAGCCTTTCGGCAGCGGGCCAACGGATTCCACCGTGTACTCCAGCACTCCGTTGGGCGTGCGGAGCACGACCAGGTCGCCCGGCCGGACCACCCGCAGGGCCCGGAAAGGCGCCGCGCGTTTCGCGTAGTTGTGCCCGGCCACCAGGACTGTCTGCTTGGTTTCCGTTCCCGGCAAACCACTTTCGCCCCACCACACCGGCAATTCGTCGACCGGATTCAACTGCTGTCCACCGGCGCCGCCGCGCAGCAATTTCTCGGGGTGCAGCGGGCTGCTCAAATAGGTCTCGCCGGTGGGGGAGCGCACTTCGATATCGGTCGGCTCGGCCGGTTCGATCACCGCACCGTCCGGCGCCGTCGCGACGATATGCGACGGCACCGGTGCGCGGTCCGGGGGTGGCAACGACACGCTGTCCTCGCCACAGCCCGCGACCGCGCACAGCACGGCCGCACCCACCAGCCAGAGGCGGGCGGCACGCATGCGTCTTACCCGCGAATCCGCTTGCGGCGCACCACAAGTGTGGTTGCCGTCGCGGCCACGCCCAAGACACCCACGCCCGCCGCCATGGCCACGATCATCGGCAGCTTCGAGCCGTCATCCTGGGAGTCGCCGAGCGCCAGTTCGACCGGCGGCAGTTCCCCGGCCAGGGTTTCGACACCGTTGCCGTCGGTCTTGTAGTAGTCGACGACCTCGAATTCCCCGTTGCCGTGGAAGACTCCGACCAATTTCACACCGCCGCCGAGCATGATCAGCGTTTCGGTCAGCTTGGTGATGCTGATGCCGGTGAGCAGTTCGCCGCCCAGGTTCAACGTCGTGACGAGTGCGACACCGGCGGCGATCGCGGCCTCGAGCTGCGCTTTCAGATCGAGTTGAGCTTGCAGCGCGGCAGTGAGCGCCGCGTTCGCGGCGCCCAACTTGACCTGCCATTCGGTGACGAGCGCCGCCGCCGCGTCGGCGTCGGCTTTCAGCCGCAGTGCGAGCGCCGCGTCGATCCCGGCCTGCGCCGCGGCCGAAGCGTCGAGGGCCGCCTTGGCGGCGAGCTGCAGCTCGTTCAGCTTCGCCGTCACGCCGGCGACTCCGGCCTGTGCGGCGGTGACCGCCGCCGAGGCCTTGGCCGCCGCGGCAATGCCTGCCTGCGCCGCCGCCTTCGCGGCGATCTTCTCGACCGCCACCTTGGCTGCCAGCGCCGCCTCGACGGCAACCTCGGCCTTGGCCGCGAGTTCCGCGGCCGCGACCGCCTCCACCTGGGCCTGGGCGGCCGCTTCGATCTTCAGGGTGGCCTCCGCGCCGGTGGCCGCCGCGGCCTCCGCGCCCAAGGCGGCGGCTTTGTCGGCGGCCGCACGAGCGGCGGCGGCGGCTTCGTCCGCGGCTTTCCGCGCTGCGACGACGGCGGCTTGCGCCGCCGCCACATCCGCCTGTGCCGTGGCGGTGACCTGGGTGGCGACGACGAATTCCTGCTCGGCCTCGACCGAAACCGCCGCGGCGCGCGACGCTTCGAGGTTCGCCTGGGCCGACACGACCGCGGCCTGCGCGACCGAATCATCGGGACGTGCGGCGGCGGTCGCGGCCGCGGCGGCGTGCGCCTGCTCGGCGTTCGCCGTGGCACCGGCCGCCGCGGAGACCGCGAGCGCGGCCTGTGCGCGGGCGTCCACATCGGCCGGGGTCAACGCCGCGGTGGCGTCGATGTGGATTCCGGTTTCACCTTGCACACCGCCCGGTTGCGGCTGGGTGGCGAGCGGCACGTCGATGGACGGCACGGCCACGGCGGGACTCGGAAGCCGCACTTCCGGGGACGGCAGCGTCACGGGCGGAACCTGGACCTGTGCCGTCGGAACAGGCACTCGCACAGTCACATCCGGCAGTTCCGGCGACGGGACCGAGACCTCGGGCTTGGGCAGATTCAGGTGCAACCCGGGTGCGCTGGTGGACGGCGCGGTGGCGCCGGTGGACGGCGCCGGTGCCGCCGAGGTCGGCTCGGCGGCCGCGATGGGACCGGCTACTCCGGTGGCGAGCGCTAGAACGGCGCCGGCGGCAGCCAGCCGCCGTAGTCGAGACATGGCGATAGAACGCTCCGACATCAGATTTACGACCCTCTCACTTCGTTGCTTCCGGCGCCGGGAAGCGGGGTCGCCCTTGCCCCGACAACGTCGGGCAACCAGAACGCACGTGCGCCGTGCAGGCGACTTGTTCAGCGCCTGCACCAATGTCGTCGCCCAGCGAACAGTTGTTACCGGGTGTTGCCGATCATTCGTTGGCGACCAGTCGCAGCCCGCGCGCGCCGGTCTCGAGCTTGTCGGTCAACCACACGACGATGCTCTGATCCCGGTCGGCGGCGAGCATCTCGAACGGCACGGCCACCGAGCCGTGCTCGGGATGATCGAAATGCAATGTGCCGGAGGCGTCTTCGCCGGGACGGTGCGATCTCCAGCGCTTGGCGAATTCCGGGTCTTTCCGGAGCGCTTCGATGGTCGCGCGCAAAGTGCCGTCGGCGGGCCAGCGCGATTTCGCGAGATGCAATGCGGCCACGAAATGATCCGCGGCACCCGACCAATCCCGGATGACCGTACGCGCGTTCGGGTTCATGAACGTGAACCAGGCGAGGTTGGGCCCGTGCTCCTCGTCCAGCATGCCGAGCGGTTCGACGAAATCGGCCCAGGCCGAATTCCAGCCGAGCACATTGAGGCGGCGGCCGACGACGAAAGCCGGTGTGGGATTCAAGGACCGCAGAATCGCTTCGATGGACTCCGGCAACTGCTCCTGCGGGGTACTGGCGCCGGGGCAGAGGGCGGAATCCTCGCTGCAGGCGGAGGCCGTGCCGGAGGCGAGGGCGAGCATGCTGAAGTGGCGGCGATCGGCGTCGTCGAGGAGCAGTGCGTCGGCGAGCGCGCCGATCACCGCGGCCGACGGGTTGCGGTCGCGGCCTTGTTCCAGCCGGGCCAAATAGTCGACGCTGACACCGGCGCGCACCGCGACTTCCTCCCGGCGCAGCCCGGGGGTGCGCCGCCGGCCGCCGGCCGGCATCCCGACATCGGCCGGGCGCAGCTCGTTGCGCCGGGCGATCAGGAAATCGGCGAACAAGTTCTCCTCTGCCACCGCTCCATGGTGCCTCGTCCGCGGACCCGTTGCCTCGCCCTGTCAGTGCCTGGATAGATTTCTCACAGGCCGAAAGTACGTGGTCGCGTTATCCCCGCACTGCGAATCCCAGGATAACGGCGGTCTGGTTACCGGCCGCGGTCACGGCGAGGGTGGTTGCCATGACAACTTCGGAATCCACCACTGCCACCTCGACTCTGAAGCCCGGCGCCTGGGCGCTGGACACCGCGCACTCCACGGTCTCCTTCACCATCCGCCATCTCGGTATCTCCAAGGTGCGCGGCGGCTTCACCAAGTTCGAGACCGAGTTCGTCGTGGACGAATCCGGCGCCGCCACCCTCGGCGCCACCATTTACCTGGACAGCTTCGACACCGGCAACGCCGACCGCGACGCGCACGTACGCAACGCCGACTTCCTCGATGTCGAGAACCGCCCCACGCTCACCTTCCGCGCGCTCGGGCCGGTCCAGATCGCCGAGAACTTCACCGTCGAGGGAGAGGCGACCCTGGGCCAGATCACCCAGCCGGTCACCCTCGAGGTCGAGTGGGGCGGCGTGCAGGACTTCCCTCAGGCCGGTGAGCGGCACGCCGGGTTCTCCGCCACCGGCAGCATCAAGCGCACCGATTTCGGCGTCGGCGGCCACATGCCCGGCATGCTCAGCGACAAGGTGCAGATCGAACTCGACATCGAGCTGATCGAACCCAAGTAGCCGGTGTTCGCTGTCAGCGCAGGCAGGCTGGTGCCCCGGCATACATGCCCTGGACTAGCCTTGATTCGACAGCACAGGACTCTAGGTTCGGAGGTTGGCCGTGGAGGTCAAGATCGGTATTTCGGATAGCCCGCGCGAGCTCATCATCAACAGCTCGCAGACCGCCGCGGAGGTCGAGGCGCTGGTGTCCGGTGCGCTGACCGGCGACGGCGGCCTGGTGTCGCTGACCGACGACAAGGGCCGCAAGTTCCTGATCCAGGCCTCGAAGGTCTCTTACGTGGAGATCGGCACCCCGGCCAGCGGCCGCGTGGGCTTCGCCACGGTCTAGGGTCCCCCCAGCAACGACCGAGCCCCTGTCCGGAGCGGACAGGGGCTCGGTCGTTCGCGGTCTCAGGAGCCGAGGCTGCGCGGCACGCCGTCGATCGGATGCAGCGGCACGTGCGACAGGCCACCCCAGGCCAGCGTCACGGTGGTGTCGATGGCGTCGTCCTTGGGAATGGGACGATCGGCTTCCAGCCAGTAGCGGGCGGTGGTCTGGCTCGCGCCGACCAGGCCCACCGCGAGAATGCGGGCGCGGTACGGATCCAGGCCGGAGTCGTGCGCGACCAGATCGAAGACCGCGTCTACGCAGGCCTCGGTGGCCTGCTCGACCCGGCGCTGTACCTGCGGCTCGGAGGTCAGGTCGGACTCGAAAACGAGTCGGAAGCCCTGCATTTCGTTGTCGACGAAATCGAAGTACGCCGCGACGGCGGCGCGCACGCGCTGCTTGTTGTCGGTGGTGGAGCGCAGTGCCTGGCGCACGCTCGACACCAGCATGTCGACGTAGTTCTGCAACACCGCCAGGTACAGCTCGAGTTTGCTGGTGAAGTGCTGATAGAGCACCGGCTTGCTCACCCCGGCGCACTGGGAGATCTCGTCCATGCCCGCCGCGTGGTAGCCGCGGAGCACGAAAACCTCACTGGCCGCGTGGAGTAGCTGCTGTCGCCGTTCATCCCGGGGCAGCCTGGTACCGCGTTTAGCAGGTGCCATGGCCTCGGACGATGATCTACGGGACGGCATCCGGTCCACGAGGTCGGTCATTTCGGCTCTCCCAGTCGAAGCCCCGGCTGAAGGGGTAGTACACCGGGTATCCCCTGAACGATACCCGGTCGTGGGTCACACGCGGAGGGGGGTTGGGCAACAACCGCTACAGCATGAGATATCGCACAGCGAACCCGTGTTGCCTCTCGTAGCGAGTCTTTCGCACTCGCGGCAATGCCGACTTGCCCACTGTGAGAGTCTGTTAGCCGTGACCGACCGAACGGAAACTCCGTCCGGAGGCGGGCGTGACGCGCACCGCCCCGGCTCCGTCGCGTCCGGTTCCGTCACATCGGAACCTCCACCGCGGCGCGATCGCGACGGTGTAGAGATCTACGATCCGCTCGGCCTGTACCCGGCCGGAGCGCAAGACCAGACGGATCGATCCCATCAGCCGCTGCGTGCGCGCTGGGATCCGACCGCACCCGAGGAAGGCAAGGACCGCGCCCACCGTCCGGGCCGGGTGGTGAAGAAGCAGAGCCGGTTGGGCCGGTTCGTCTCCACCTACGGCTGGCGGGCCTACGCGCTGCCGGTGCTGGCCGTGGTCACCGTGCTGGTGGTCGTCGACGCGGTGCGCGGCGGCCCGGACGCGGCGGGCAACGGCAATCCGGGATTCGGCGCGCTGAGTCCCCGGGCGGACTCGGCGGGCATCATCGGCGCACCGCCGGGCGACGGTCAGTTCCCGACCGACCTGCCCACCGGCGCGCTACCCCAGGGTGGTGCGTTCACCGACGCGGGCGCGGGCACCTGGCGGGTAGTGCCG from Nocardia goodfellowii carries:
- a CDS encoding GNAT family N-acetyltransferase, encoding MTHPGHAVIRRATPADVPAMVDLVYDLAEYERAREECTLTVDQLHNSLFGSAPALFAHVVEDETGVVGTAIWFLNFSTWKGTHGIYLEDLYVKPETRGKGYGKALLAALAKEAADNGYSRVDWAVLTWNSPSIEFYRSLGAVEQNDWVGYRLAGGELLRLAKQAR
- a CDS encoding acid phosphatase yields the protein MSARDDARLVLLRHGETAWSRQRQHTGRTDLPLTELGEEQARAAGPLLAELKLRDPLVLVSPLRRAVRTAELAGLGDFTLDDNLVEWDYGEYEGLTTPQIRESAPGWTIWTGTVPGGESAAQVRTRADRVLATAEPELAERDVVLVGHGHFSRALITRWAELELIEGRRFAMSTAATSVLGYDHGDRTIHAHNLVPQLNGANR
- a CDS encoding Rv3212 family protein, with protein sequence MLAPERRTRADIISAVAIATLVVVAALVVWARGDATGTESVTAATPASAPPTADKLPASLHELWHAPADAAPRAMISGGAVITGAGGTVTGRDPRTGAELWRYRRDMPLCGIESQFGTVVAVYKDQRGCSQATLLAGDNGDRRTARSSYMDPAVRLSVDGTYTLAQGEKRLEMWRSDLVRTLEYGYVDAPVNVKTQPRKDCTLLSAGSSPSRLAVLERCPEDAGVNRLTVLNPAPKDNTVPEEYGSRLLNGPGADSPEARVIAVSDSRIALYLPGVTQPGGETTPPRLAIYDSTGNPVVVHQLSAPLAANASTVRIGSAYLVFTGNSLIALHASTFDPMWTAPGALGTPALMAGKLLLPVAGAIVALDPANGAEAQRIPVDRAGYDGSPISLAVAGGIVLEHRGADLYALGS
- a CDS encoding alpha/beta fold hydrolase, with the protein product MSFADTVSIAARNVWALTFGPGVEAPNPTPSTVLWDAPHRLLRRFEGDETSSAASDSAVLLVPPLAAPATCFDLRPEQSLARFLLETGRAPYVVDYGEITFADRRLGFEDWIDDILPDAILRASADRGGAPVDLIGWSIGGTLALLTAAAHAHLPIRSVTAVGAPLNYDKMTGIPQLRAVAKLTGGIATSTAVRAIGGIPAGLTRAAYRVTAWDRELTRPWFVASNIARTETLAKMESIDRFMAEMPGYPGRFYGQLWGRFILHNDIGNGVLRLGERTIALADVTAHVLLVGGPSDVITPAAAVEAGTRTLTGAASLRYETAPGSHLGILTGETARDTTWTYLDKFLSEL
- a CDS encoding ferritin-like fold-containing protein; the encoded protein is MGAQSSGARGFSLTDQALAPIESDHPGVTDLFAVLAYGEISAFYRLTEEAKLSPTLRGKIAVAKMAASEMRHFETLEAALSARGADAFDAMAPFVRALDAYHASTDPSTWLESMVKFYVGDGIAADFYTEIADSLPDDVANVVRDVLAETSHSEFVVEEVRSAVQTSRSERDRLTLWGRRLLGEAITQAQYVMAQRDELTELVLGSAGDLNGIAALFERMQDSHAKRMAVLGL
- a CDS encoding class F sortase, with the protein product MRAARLWLVGAAVLCAVAGCGEDSVSLPPPDRAPVPSHIVATAPDGAVIEPAEPTDIEVRSPTGETYLSSPLHPEKLLRGGAGGQQLNPVDELPVWWGESGLPGTETKQTVLVAGHNYAKRAAPFRALRVVRPGDLVVLRTPNGVLEYTVESVGPLPKGSLLSRHELRKAVPGRLILANCDVVDGEPTDDNYFVIAQSTRPTG
- a CDS encoding helix-turn-helix domain-containing protein, which translates into the protein MAEENLFADFLIARRNELRPADVGMPAGGRRRTPGLRREEVAVRAGVSVDYLARLEQGRDRNPSAAVIGALADALLLDDADRRHFSMLALASGTASACSEDSALCPGASTPQEQLPESIEAILRSLNPTPAFVVGRRLNVLGWNSAWADFVEPLGMLDEEHGPNLAWFTFMNPNARTVIRDWSGAADHFVAALHLAKSRWPADGTLRATIEALRKDPEFAKRWRSHRPGEDASGTLHFDHPEHGSVAVPFEMLAADRDQSIVVWLTDKLETGARGLRLVANE
- a CDS encoding YceI family protein, which codes for MTTSESTTATSTLKPGAWALDTAHSTVSFTIRHLGISKVRGGFTKFETEFVVDESGAATLGATIYLDSFDTGNADRDAHVRNADFLDVENRPTLTFRALGPVQIAENFTVEGEATLGQITQPVTLEVEWGGVQDFPQAGERHAGFSATGSIKRTDFGVGGHMPGMLSDKVQIELDIELIEPK
- a CDS encoding DUF3107 domain-containing protein; this encodes MEVKIGISDSPRELIINSSQTAAEVEALVSGALTGDGGLVSLTDDKGRKFLIQASKVSYVEIGTPASGRVGFATV
- a CDS encoding TetR/AcrR family transcriptional regulator; this translates as MTDLVDRMPSRRSSSEAMAPAKRGTRLPRDERRQQLLHAASEVFVLRGYHAAGMDEISQCAGVSKPVLYQHFTSKLELYLAVLQNYVDMLVSSVRQALRSTTDNKQRVRAAVAAYFDFVDNEMQGFRLVFESDLTSEPQVQRRVEQATEACVDAVFDLVAHDSGLDPYRARILAVGLVGASQTTARYWLEADRPIPKDDAIDTTVTLAWGGLSHVPLHPIDGVPRSLGS